One genomic segment of Amycolatopsis sp. WQ 127309 includes these proteins:
- a CDS encoding dihydrofolate reductase family protein — translation MRTLISTSFVSLDGVVEGPGGEPGYRNSGWTFKDVEFDPAAYEIKGSEQEEATALLLGRVSYQAFAPVWPGMTVEFAGYNAMPKYVVSTTLQESDLVTNWGETTILRSLADVAALKETEGGPIIVNGSAALNQALADAGLIDRYHLLVFPVLLGAGKRLFSGTDKDKQNLKLVSSEAYGNGVQKLVYDVAH, via the coding sequence ATGCGCACCCTGATCTCCACCTCGTTCGTCTCGCTCGACGGCGTCGTCGAAGGACCCGGCGGCGAGCCGGGCTACCGCAACTCGGGCTGGACCTTCAAGGACGTCGAGTTCGACCCCGCCGCCTACGAGATCAAGGGCAGCGAGCAGGAGGAGGCCACCGCCCTGCTGCTGGGCCGGGTCAGCTACCAGGCGTTCGCGCCGGTGTGGCCGGGGATGACCGTCGAGTTCGCCGGCTACAACGCGATGCCGAAGTACGTCGTGTCGACCACGCTGCAGGAGTCCGACCTGGTGACGAACTGGGGCGAGACGACCATCCTCCGCTCGCTGGCCGACGTCGCCGCGCTCAAGGAGACCGAGGGCGGGCCGATCATCGTCAACGGCAGCGCCGCGCTGAACCAGGCGCTGGCCGACGCCGGCCTGATCGACCGCTACCACCTGCTGGTGTTCCCGGTCCTGCTCGGCGCGGGCAAGCGGCTGTTCAGCGGGACCGACAAGGACAAGCAGAACCTGAAGCTGGTCAGCAGCGAGGCCTACGGCAACGGCGTCCAGAAGCTCGTCTACGACGTCGCGCACTGA
- a CDS encoding site-specific integrase: MKGHVEDRWWRKKKVGGKLVYTDSGRPVREKTDLFGKGDRYKVRYYDPDGKEKSKSFPDKELTRAKAFLTKMQHDVLSHEYVDPKAGELPFRAYTREWRKGQSTDASTRQTVTSHLDNGIFPSLGDKSLRAVEKTETIRDWLDWMERPKSEGGRGLAASYRAVLFDMVSAILEAARVDQKIRSNPCKAKSIKRPKPEQRKIVPWKAPQVHRVKLALPASQQVVVPLGAGLGLRQMEIFGFSPDDVDREAMVVNIQRQIRWIGNVPVFAPPKGGKTRVVPVGAGVLEEIDAHLDNFEPVTITLPWLEPGARPETARLLIRKPQVLRRFGARAAYEAISGPEFNTAIWKPAYRAAELNYIPRRDGMHGMRHLYASIALASGVSVKELAEYLGHHDPGYTLRIYTHLVPSSHRRARKAADGIFKPRHTGAARLEDPETA, translated from the coding sequence GTGAAAGGACACGTGGAGGACCGGTGGTGGCGTAAGAAGAAGGTGGGCGGGAAGCTCGTCTACACCGACAGTGGCCGGCCGGTTCGGGAGAAGACGGATCTGTTCGGCAAGGGCGACCGCTACAAGGTCCGGTACTACGACCCCGATGGAAAGGAGAAGTCCAAGTCTTTTCCCGACAAGGAGCTGACCCGCGCAAAGGCGTTCCTCACCAAGATGCAGCACGACGTGCTCTCGCACGAGTACGTCGACCCGAAGGCTGGTGAGTTACCGTTCCGCGCCTACACCCGCGAGTGGCGCAAAGGCCAGTCGACAGACGCATCGACTCGTCAGACGGTCACGAGCCATCTCGACAACGGCATCTTTCCGTCTCTCGGCGACAAGTCGCTGCGAGCCGTCGAGAAGACGGAAACAATCCGTGACTGGCTCGACTGGATGGAGCGCCCGAAGAGTGAAGGTGGACGCGGGTTGGCCGCATCCTATCGAGCCGTCCTGTTCGACATGGTCTCGGCGATCCTCGAAGCCGCGCGGGTCGACCAGAAGATCCGCAGCAATCCGTGCAAGGCGAAGAGCATCAAACGTCCCAAGCCCGAACAGCGGAAGATCGTTCCTTGGAAGGCGCCCCAGGTACACCGGGTGAAGCTCGCCCTGCCCGCTTCGCAACAGGTGGTCGTGCCACTCGGGGCCGGTCTGGGACTGCGGCAGATGGAGATCTTCGGGTTCAGCCCGGACGATGTCGACCGCGAAGCGATGGTGGTCAACATCCAGCGGCAGATCCGGTGGATCGGCAACGTTCCGGTATTCGCTCCTCCGAAGGGCGGGAAGACACGAGTGGTGCCGGTCGGCGCCGGCGTGCTGGAAGAGATCGACGCCCACCTGGACAACTTCGAACCTGTCACGATCACCTTGCCTTGGCTCGAACCCGGCGCACGTCCGGAGACCGCACGACTGCTCATCCGGAAGCCGCAGGTCCTCCGCCGGTTCGGCGCTCGCGCGGCCTACGAGGCGATCAGCGGCCCCGAGTTCAACACCGCCATCTGGAAGCCCGCTTACCGAGCGGCGGAGCTCAACTACATTCCGCGACGAGACGGGATGCACGGCATGCGGCACCTCTATGCCTCGATCGCCTTGGCGTCCGGAGTGTCGGTCAAGGAACTGGCCGAGTACCTCGGTCACCACGACCCGGGCTACACGCTCCGGATCTACACCCACCTGGTCCCGTCGAGTCATCGTCGGGCACGGAAGGCCGCCGACGGGATCTTCAAACCGCGCCACACCGGGGCGGCACGGCTTGAAGATCCCGAGACGGCCTAG
- a CDS encoding alpha-ketoglutarate-dependent dioxygenase AlkB, whose protein sequence is MNPGLQSSLFGTQGSISLRPLAPERTDLGAGAWVDIQPGWLEGADELFAALVEGVPWQAEKRKMYDRVVAVPRLLSYYRENVPLPHPALTAARDALSKHYLRELREPFRTSGLCYYRDGRDSVAWHGDRIGRGAREDTMIAILSVGAARTLALRPRGGGGKTLARPLGHGDLLVMGGSCQRTWEHSIPKTAKPVGPRISVQFRPRGVN, encoded by the coding sequence ATGAACCCGGGTCTCCAGTCTTCACTGTTCGGCACCCAGGGCTCGATTTCGCTGCGCCCGCTCGCCCCGGAGCGGACCGACCTCGGGGCGGGCGCGTGGGTGGACATCCAGCCCGGCTGGCTCGAGGGTGCCGACGAGCTCTTCGCCGCGCTCGTCGAAGGCGTGCCGTGGCAGGCCGAGAAGCGCAAGATGTACGACCGGGTCGTCGCCGTGCCGCGGCTGCTGAGCTACTACCGCGAGAACGTGCCGCTCCCCCACCCCGCGCTCACCGCGGCGCGGGACGCACTGAGCAAGCACTACCTGCGCGAGCTGCGGGAGCCGTTCCGCACGTCGGGCTTGTGTTACTACCGCGACGGCCGGGACAGCGTGGCGTGGCACGGCGACCGCATCGGCCGCGGCGCCCGCGAGGACACGATGATCGCAATCCTCTCGGTCGGCGCGGCCCGCACCCTGGCACTACGCCCACGCGGAGGCGGCGGCAAGACCCTGGCCCGCCCACTGGGCCACGGCGACCTCCTGGTGATGGGCGGCAGCTGCCAGCGCACGTGGGAGCACTCGATCCCGAAGACGGCCAAGCCGGTCGGCCCGCGGATCAGCGTGCAGTTCCGGCCGCGCGGGGTGAACTGA
- a CDS encoding AlpA family transcriptional regulator yields the protein MAARIRVVELEGLWGPDELGAFLGISEKTLKHWRLTGHGPPWVRLGKHVRYAPAAVRAWLASLEAA from the coding sequence ATGGCCGCGCGAATCCGTGTAGTGGAGCTGGAAGGGCTCTGGGGGCCGGACGAACTGGGGGCGTTCCTCGGGATCTCGGAGAAGACGCTCAAGCACTGGCGGCTCACCGGACATGGCCCGCCGTGGGTGCGGCTTGGCAAGCACGTCCGCTACGCCCCGGCAGCCGTCCGGGCCTGGCTGGCAAGCCTTGAAGCGGCCTGA
- a CDS encoding DEAD/DEAH box helicase, which translates to MHSDELADATAEQIVPRLRGLFVGVDRYESPQIPNLASAVRDAEALHALFEDNLGGDIVGLLDQDATRDRLVTELDVLAGTSSPDDVVVITFSGHGTDTHELVTYDADPADFAGSCLSLDELTERVSAIPARQLVVVLDCCFSGGAGAKVLHARYQPRGSVSGGALLSTAARLEQLAGRGRLILTASTADQPAYEDPVLGHGLLTYHLLQALLGQDSLVENGRVPIHALLAYVTTRVIAAASGTMAARQEPTLRGQLDGAPTWPVFVPGPRFLELLPERSTAPVTAAIDSLKGHGIADEVLDRWAETFPSLNELQQTVINNAGLLAGKNVLVSAPTSSGKTMLGELAALGASRRGGRSVFLLPTRALVNEQFDRFTKTYGDLGIRVVRATGEISDQLPQFILGQFDIAILTYEKFTGLALSSSHILRMLSVIVVDEVQTLVDAGRGPLLELLLTAIKSRRDDGIAPQLVCLSAVLGDFGGLDSWLESQPVRWTKRPVALVEGILRPNGVFRALEDGEERVEQFLPLHNAGRARDFLVPLVRKLVDDGQQVIVFRSSKGAARGSARYLSGALGLPAAPEAIEALPAGDPAVLSQELRQCLQGGVAFHIADLQRDEKRVIEDVFRRPDSPIRVIASTTTLAQGLNLPVETVVIAELDHPLGLRRSVPYTTAEYKNIAGRAGRLGLTEAGMAIVLAYGAADEHDKWNRYVTGTPEDITSSLLHANLDLDTLVLRVVLVASSRTGSGITIQDVVSVLANSFASHQRRLAGVDEPFDPATVLGVLDELRNQTFVAETEQGALVLTPLGVLVSRSALSVRSALSVTRALRSLTPDQVNRATLITIAQLTAEVDQVLFPVNHRGHRAELGTFESALRRQGAAPAAVQQLNVMAQPETSLPARRAKKAVACLLWTQGALAAQLEPALMQHMPGKDVIGPVRAVAARVRDVIDTVISISREIHPDADPVLVRLGELMATQLELGIPADAVPLARVAGAELPRQVYLDLADSGFVTPEAILAADDDELLERIGGHPLMVAGLREWARRAEVVTAEAPSLDDLLLPPVD; encoded by the coding sequence ATGCACTCGGACGAACTGGCAGACGCGACGGCGGAACAGATTGTGCCGCGCTTGCGTGGCCTGTTCGTCGGCGTGGACCGGTACGAATCGCCGCAGATCCCGAACCTGGCCTCTGCGGTACGGGACGCCGAAGCACTGCACGCGCTGTTCGAGGACAACCTCGGTGGCGACATCGTCGGGCTTCTGGACCAGGACGCCACCCGCGATCGGCTCGTCACCGAGCTGGACGTGCTGGCCGGGACCTCGAGCCCCGATGACGTCGTCGTGATCACGTTCTCCGGGCACGGAACCGACACCCACGAGCTGGTCACCTACGATGCCGACCCGGCGGACTTTGCAGGTTCCTGCCTGTCGCTGGATGAGCTGACCGAACGCGTCTCCGCGATCCCGGCCCGCCAGCTGGTCGTCGTTCTGGACTGCTGCTTCTCTGGCGGTGCCGGTGCCAAGGTGCTGCACGCCCGGTATCAGCCCCGTGGGTCGGTCTCCGGTGGCGCTCTGCTGTCCACCGCGGCCCGGCTGGAGCAACTCGCGGGACGTGGCCGGCTGATCCTGACCGCGTCGACAGCGGACCAGCCGGCCTACGAGGACCCCGTCCTCGGCCACGGTTTGTTGACCTACCACCTGTTACAGGCGCTGCTCGGCCAGGACAGCCTGGTAGAGAACGGCCGCGTCCCGATCCACGCTCTCCTGGCCTACGTCACTACGAGGGTCATCGCCGCCGCGTCGGGCACCATGGCGGCGCGTCAGGAACCGACACTTCGCGGCCAGCTGGACGGCGCGCCCACCTGGCCGGTCTTCGTGCCCGGCCCGCGGTTCCTGGAGTTGTTACCAGAACGGTCGACTGCTCCGGTGACGGCGGCCATTGACAGCTTGAAGGGCCATGGCATCGCCGACGAGGTGCTCGACCGGTGGGCCGAGACCTTTCCCAGTTTGAACGAGCTCCAGCAGACAGTGATCAACAACGCGGGATTGCTCGCGGGCAAGAACGTCTTGGTGTCCGCGCCGACTTCGTCGGGCAAGACGATGCTCGGTGAGCTGGCCGCCTTGGGTGCGTCCCGGCGCGGCGGCCGATCGGTGTTCCTGCTCCCGACCCGCGCTCTGGTGAACGAGCAGTTCGACCGCTTCACGAAGACGTACGGCGACCTCGGCATCCGGGTCGTGCGTGCCACTGGGGAGATCAGCGACCAGTTGCCGCAGTTCATTCTCGGCCAGTTCGACATCGCGATCCTGACCTACGAGAAGTTCACCGGTCTCGCGCTCTCGTCGTCACACATCCTCCGGATGCTGTCGGTGATCGTCGTCGACGAGGTCCAGACGCTCGTCGATGCCGGCCGTGGGCCGCTGCTCGAACTACTGCTCACCGCGATCAAGTCGCGCCGCGACGATGGTATCGCTCCGCAACTGGTGTGCTTGTCCGCCGTTCTCGGCGACTTCGGTGGCCTCGACTCGTGGCTCGAGTCTCAGCCGGTCCGTTGGACGAAACGGCCCGTTGCCCTGGTCGAAGGCATCCTCCGTCCGAACGGCGTCTTCCGGGCCCTCGAAGACGGTGAAGAACGCGTTGAACAGTTCCTACCGCTTCACAACGCCGGGCGTGCTCGGGACTTCCTTGTGCCACTGGTGCGGAAGCTGGTCGACGACGGCCAGCAGGTGATCGTCTTCCGCAGTAGCAAAGGTGCCGCGCGCGGAAGCGCTCGGTACCTGTCGGGAGCTCTCGGATTGCCCGCAGCTCCCGAGGCGATTGAGGCGCTGCCCGCTGGAGACCCGGCCGTGCTCTCGCAGGAGCTGCGCCAGTGTCTGCAAGGCGGCGTCGCGTTCCACATCGCTGACCTGCAGCGCGACGAAAAGCGAGTCATCGAGGACGTGTTCCGCAGGCCAGACAGCCCGATTCGTGTCATCGCCTCCACCACCACACTGGCCCAAGGCCTGAACCTGCCGGTCGAGACGGTGGTGATCGCCGAGCTCGACCATCCCCTGGGGCTCCGCCGGTCCGTGCCGTACACGACCGCCGAATACAAGAATATCGCCGGCCGGGCCGGGCGGCTCGGTCTCACCGAAGCGGGAATGGCGATCGTCCTCGCTTACGGTGCCGCCGACGAGCACGACAAGTGGAACCGCTATGTCACCGGCACCCCGGAAGACATCACCTCGAGCCTCCTGCACGCCAACCTCGACCTCGACACCCTCGTGCTGCGCGTCGTGCTGGTCGCCTCCAGTCGAACCGGCAGCGGCATCACAATCCAGGACGTCGTCTCGGTCTTGGCCAACAGCTTCGCGTCCCACCAGCGCCGGCTGGCGGGCGTGGACGAGCCGTTCGACCCCGCGACCGTATTGGGCGTGCTCGACGAGCTCCGCAACCAGACGTTCGTCGCCGAGACGGAGCAGGGCGCGTTGGTCTTGACGCCGCTCGGGGTGCTGGTCTCCCGGAGCGCTCTGTCCGTGCGCTCAGCCCTCAGCGTCACTCGTGCACTGCGGTCGCTCACCCCCGACCAGGTCAACCGCGCCACCCTCATCACCATCGCCCAGCTGACAGCCGAGGTCGACCAGGTACTGTTCCCGGTCAATCACCGCGGTCATCGCGCCGAGCTGGGTACATTCGAGTCGGCACTCCGCCGGCAGGGGGCGGCACCCGCCGCGGTGCAACAGCTCAACGTGATGGCACAGCCGGAGACGAGCCTGCCCGCCCGGCGGGCGAAGAAGGCCGTGGCCTGTTTGCTCTGGACGCAGGGTGCGCTCGCCGCGCAGCTGGAACCCGCCCTCATGCAGCACATGCCGGGAAAGGACGTGATCGGTCCCGTTCGCGCCGTCGCAGCACGTGTGCGCGACGTGATCGACACGGTGATCTCGATCAGTCGGGAGATTCATCCCGACGCCGACCCGGTTCTCGTCCGGCTCGGCGAGCTCATGGCGACGCAGCTGGAACTCGGTATCCCCGCGGACGCCGTCCCACTGGCACGCGTGGCAGGCGCCGAGCTGCCCCGCCAGGTGTACCTCGACCTCGCCGATAGCGGATTTGTCACGCCCGAAGCGATCCTCGCTGCCGACGATGATGAACTGCTCGAACGTATCGGCGGTCATCCCTTGATGGTTGCGGGCCTGCGGGAATGGGCCCGGCGGGCCGAGGTGGTCACGGCCGAGGCACCCAGCCTCGACGACCTCCTGTTGCCACCGGTTGACTGA
- a CDS encoding Lsr2 family protein, whose amino-acid sequence MVAGEAIPFSLDGVSYEIDLSEENAAALREELAAYVASGRRIGGRKVRSSIDRPKVTSTADDRDRSRAIRAWAEEHGCEVADRGRISSGVIAAFDEAQQNAAQPLTVVRRRNSAQKAVSTQSSHRQLCACSAAATCRLQRPCAGRRRNAVCRSLCAGEVN is encoded by the coding sequence ATGGTGGCCGGCGAGGCCATCCCGTTCAGTCTGGATGGTGTGTCGTACGAGATCGACCTGTCCGAGGAGAACGCCGCCGCACTGCGTGAGGAACTCGCCGCATATGTCGCGTCCGGCCGCCGGATCGGCGGCCGGAAGGTTCGAAGCTCCATCGACCGGCCGAAAGTCACGAGTACGGCGGATGACCGGGACCGGTCACGCGCCATCCGGGCCTGGGCTGAAGAGCACGGCTGCGAAGTCGCCGACCGCGGTCGGATCTCATCGGGGGTCATCGCTGCCTTTGACGAGGCGCAGCAGAACGCTGCGCAGCCTTTGACAGTTGTACGACGGCGAAATAGCGCGCAGAAGGCGGTCAGCACTCAAAGTAGCCACAGGCAGTTGTGTGCTTGCAGTGCGGCAGCAACGTGTCGGCTCCAGCGGCCGTGCGCTGGTCGGAGACGAAACGCCGTATGCAGGTCCCTCTGTGCTGGCGAGGTGAACTGA
- a CDS encoding P-loop NTPase fold protein, with translation MAGKRTALLISAGEFTSTTISPLKGPRNDVTMLAAALADPNMGNFQVQVASDLPRHEVTKRIKRLFHDASQDDIVALYFSGHGWASNDGDLQLLLTDTNVDELNSTSLSTSLIAESAQNSQARQVAIILDCDYAHTFPDSPNTFPSIKIGDQPGGRDPEIFILSSTKESQHAYESLDEGFPAGVFTVALVEGIQTGAADLDEDGLIHLDELEAHIRNSISRRFRQSPRLRAPGKSRFLLARAPTWSVETRGYGDRPPTTDLLRRGAMLDTLVELVSIEAGTSDSDRDGPTVIALDGAWGTGKTSLITLMEERLTQLPRFTEPGKTGRHLSVFEADRALSGRQTRLWEPEMIDRAAPSAPRPPVITARFEPWAHQTDQQVWAGIAKTLLDSVTTTLLPPGSPSSERYWFQRNVERVDRMRLRRALRKSAVSPLLTVAVLALVIPIVAQLARSTDQYHLVGWIEVVGSNLAVAIVAAVFLAGIVHTVLRLRLPAATFLPSDLFTGPIVSTAFAHNSDTSDDALHDPYYNARSGFLYLLQHDVFALLHDVEKAGHTVVLFIDDLDRCSPSTTAEVFEAINIFVNRTYPVTKFVLCLDTSTVADHLDHVHSTLKDKALHGDDPSPGWSFMRKLVQLPIPIPPASPETVEEILGVLLRKPDTTAPQRRTTADRADSIGATPSTSTTTQPSEQEPRSDELEISTNFRLLEHNEQVRARIVQRLTAQPDPSIRETKRILTTWQYYVRVMLRARDLQHPPTIEDARALVVLAEIVTRWPAAQRGLNRRFDGEHGLQLLAETTGNNWEWTQALQRLGLHNSKYANCTNGLRDLLLRYDGHRVAALAAELM, from the coding sequence ATGGCAGGCAAGCGGACCGCACTCTTGATCTCAGCAGGTGAGTTCACCAGCACAACGATTTCCCCTCTCAAGGGACCCCGAAACGACGTCACCATGCTCGCCGCGGCGCTCGCCGACCCTAACATGGGAAACTTCCAAGTACAGGTCGCCTCAGACCTTCCGCGTCACGAAGTGACAAAGAGGATCAAGCGACTCTTCCACGACGCAAGCCAGGACGACATCGTGGCTCTCTACTTCTCAGGCCATGGCTGGGCAAGCAACGACGGCGATTTGCAACTACTGCTCACCGATACAAATGTAGACGAATTGAATTCCACCTCACTGTCCACAAGCCTCATCGCGGAATCCGCACAAAATTCCCAAGCCCGCCAGGTCGCAATTATTCTCGATTGCGACTACGCTCACACCTTCCCAGATTCTCCCAACACTTTCCCTTCGATTAAAATTGGAGACCAACCCGGAGGCCGAGATCCAGAAATATTTATCCTTTCGTCGACCAAGGAGTCACAACATGCATACGAGTCACTCGACGAAGGATTTCCGGCGGGAGTTTTCACCGTAGCCCTCGTTGAAGGCATCCAGACGGGCGCAGCCGACCTCGACGAGGACGGATTGATCCACCTCGATGAACTCGAAGCGCACATCCGCAACTCGATTTCGCGCCGATTCAGGCAATCACCGCGACTTCGCGCCCCCGGGAAAAGCCGATTTCTCCTGGCCCGTGCACCGACTTGGTCGGTTGAGACGCGTGGATACGGAGACCGACCTCCCACGACAGACTTGCTACGGCGTGGCGCAATGCTCGACACCCTGGTCGAGCTCGTCTCCATCGAAGCAGGCACCTCCGACAGTGATCGCGACGGACCTACGGTGATCGCCCTCGACGGCGCTTGGGGCACCGGTAAGACATCGCTGATCACCCTCATGGAGGAACGCTTGACCCAGCTGCCTCGGTTCACCGAACCAGGCAAGACCGGTCGACACCTCAGCGTGTTCGAGGCAGACCGAGCCCTCAGCGGGCGTCAGACGCGATTGTGGGAACCGGAAATGATCGACCGAGCCGCCCCCTCCGCTCCGCGACCACCGGTAATCACGGCTCGTTTCGAACCTTGGGCCCACCAGACGGACCAGCAGGTTTGGGCCGGCATCGCCAAGACGCTCCTTGATTCGGTGACCACCACCTTGTTGCCGCCCGGCTCGCCGTCATCCGAGCGCTACTGGTTCCAGCGCAACGTCGAACGCGTGGACCGCATGCGCCTTCGCCGCGCCCTGCGCAAGAGTGCTGTTTCACCCCTACTCACCGTCGCAGTGCTAGCCCTGGTGATACCGATCGTCGCGCAGCTGGCCAGGTCGACCGACCAGTACCACCTCGTGGGCTGGATCGAAGTGGTGGGCTCCAACCTCGCGGTGGCCATCGTCGCCGCCGTGTTTCTCGCCGGGATCGTCCACACAGTTCTCAGACTTCGGCTACCGGCCGCCACTTTCCTCCCCTCGGACCTTTTCACCGGACCCATTGTCAGCACCGCGTTCGCACATAACAGCGACACAAGCGACGACGCACTCCACGATCCGTACTACAATGCTCGATCCGGATTCCTGTACCTACTGCAGCACGACGTCTTCGCCCTCCTGCACGATGTCGAAAAGGCGGGCCACACCGTCGTCTTGTTTATCGACGACCTGGACCGATGTTCGCCGAGTACAACAGCCGAGGTTTTCGAGGCGATAAACATCTTCGTCAATCGAACCTACCCGGTCACAAAATTCGTGCTCTGCCTTGACACTTCGACTGTCGCCGACCACCTCGACCACGTTCACTCGACACTTAAGGACAAGGCTCTTCACGGGGATGACCCGAGCCCCGGCTGGAGCTTCATGCGCAAGCTCGTCCAGCTTCCGATACCTATTCCGCCCGCCTCTCCCGAAACGGTTGAGGAGATCCTCGGCGTCCTCCTGCGCAAGCCCGACACCACGGCACCTCAGCGCAGAACCACCGCCGACCGAGCAGACTCGATTGGCGCCACCCCTTCGACCTCGACCACAACTCAGCCGAGCGAGCAGGAACCACGCAGCGACGAGTTGGAGATCTCTACCAACTTCCGGCTCTTGGAGCACAACGAGCAGGTCCGGGCTCGTATTGTTCAGCGCCTGACAGCACAACCTGATCCGTCGATCCGAGAAACGAAGAGAATTCTCACCACGTGGCAGTACTACGTGCGAGTCATGCTCCGCGCCAGAGATCTGCAACACCCGCCGACGATCGAGGATGCACGAGCCCTCGTCGTCCTGGCGGAGATCGTCACGAGGTGGCCTGCGGCGCAACGTGGGCTGAACCGCCGCTTCGATGGCGAGCACGGTCTTCAGCTCCTGGCAGAGACTACAGGCAACAACTGGGAGTGGACCCAGGCACTCCAACGACTCGGTCTACACAACAGCAAATACGCGAACTGCACCAACGGACTCCGCGATCTGCTGCTCCGTTACGACGGTCATCGAGTGGCCGCACTCGCGGCCGAACTGATGTGA
- a CDS encoding cytochrome P450 has translation MGSLRSRVLGWVGRRYLARQSKKGFDLEKMSSFLPDSALLPLKREGLDPVAELAATRAEAPISKLDLPFGMNAWLVTGYDEAKAVLGKVTGFSSDFTNLVGSAGVTEDQNPGGLGFADPPVHTRLRKLLTPEFTMRRLGRLTPRIDEIVAEQLDAMAATDGPVDLWQAFALPIPSLTICELLGVSYEDREDFQRLSTARFDLFGGASASLGAMTESLTYLLDIVKKQREEPGDGLLGMLIKEHGDEISDRELAGLADGVLTGGLETTASMLALGALVLLRDEKAFDAVRGDDESVHRFVEELLRYLTVVQMAFPRFAKQDMEIGGVHIAEGDIVLVSLSVADRDPKLGPDMEKFDATREPTSHLAFSYGIHRCIGAELARMELRTAYPALVRRFPNLRLAVPAEELAFRKVSIVYGLDELPVLVD, from the coding sequence ATGGGGAGTCTCCGCTCACGGGTCCTGGGCTGGGTCGGCCGACGCTACCTCGCGCGGCAGTCGAAAAAGGGCTTCGACCTCGAGAAGATGTCGTCCTTCCTGCCGGATTCGGCGCTGCTGCCGCTCAAGCGCGAGGGTCTCGACCCGGTCGCCGAGCTGGCCGCGACCCGGGCCGAGGCCCCGATCAGCAAGCTCGACCTGCCGTTCGGGATGAACGCCTGGCTGGTCACGGGGTACGACGAGGCGAAGGCCGTCCTCGGCAAGGTGACCGGGTTCTCCAGCGACTTCACCAACCTGGTGGGCAGCGCCGGGGTGACCGAGGACCAGAACCCGGGCGGCCTCGGGTTCGCGGACCCGCCGGTGCACACCCGGCTGCGCAAGCTGCTCACGCCCGAGTTCACCATGCGCCGGCTGGGCAGGCTGACCCCGCGCATCGACGAGATCGTCGCCGAGCAGCTCGACGCGATGGCCGCCACCGACGGCCCGGTCGACCTGTGGCAGGCGTTCGCGCTGCCGATCCCGTCGCTCACCATCTGCGAGCTGCTCGGCGTGTCCTACGAGGACCGCGAGGACTTCCAGCGGCTGAGCACCGCCCGTTTCGACCTCTTCGGCGGCGCCAGCGCGTCGCTCGGCGCGATGACGGAGTCGCTGACCTACCTGCTCGACATCGTGAAGAAGCAGCGCGAAGAGCCCGGCGACGGCCTGCTCGGCATGCTGATCAAGGAGCACGGCGACGAGATCTCCGACCGCGAGCTGGCCGGCCTCGCCGACGGCGTGCTCACCGGCGGCCTGGAGACCACGGCGAGCATGCTCGCCCTCGGTGCGCTGGTGCTGCTGCGCGACGAGAAGGCGTTCGACGCCGTCCGCGGCGACGACGAGTCCGTGCACCGTTTCGTCGAGGAGCTGCTGCGCTACCTGACGGTCGTCCAGATGGCGTTCCCGCGGTTCGCCAAGCAGGACATGGAGATCGGCGGCGTCCACATCGCCGAGGGCGACATCGTGCTGGTGTCGCTGTCGGTCGCGGACCGCGACCCGAAGCTGGGCCCGGACATGGAGAAGTTCGACGCCACCCGCGAGCCGACGTCGCACCTGGCGTTCAGCTACGGCATCCACCGCTGCATCGGCGCCGAGCTGGCCAGGATGGAGCTGCGCACGGCGTACCCCGCACTGGTGCGCCGGTTCCCGAACCTGCGCCTGGCCGTGCCGGCCGAGGAGCTGGCGTTCCGCAAGGTGTCCATTGTGTACGGCCTGGACGAACTCCCGGTCCTGGTCGACTGA